CGATAAGCTGAGGCTCCAGATTCTCTCCCTGGGGGCGACACGGGCGCAGATGGTCTGGCTCCTCATGAAGGAGGCCCGCCTTCCGCTCCTGGCGGCCGTGATGGCCGGATTCGGAGGGGTCGTGTCGGAGATCGGCGCATCGATCATGGTGGGCGGCAATATCAAGGGCTATACGCGGGTGCTGACTACCGCGACGGTCATGGAAACGGGCAGGGGCAATTTCGATGTGGCGATTGCGCTGGGACTCGTTCTCCTGGCGCTTGCGTTCATCATCAATTATTTTCTAACCAGCGTTCAGCAGACGGGGCGTCGCTGAAAATGCAGGGGGCGCCTGTCATCGAGATCAGCGGCCTCACCGTGAAGAGGGATGAGGTCGTTGTGCTGAGCTTGGATTCCTTCACGCTTGAAGACAGGGAAGTCCTGGTGCTTATCGGCCCCAACGGGGCGGGAAAGACGACCCTGCTTCAAACGATTCTCAGGCTTATTCCCGCGCATTCAGGGTCCATACTTTTCAAGTCCCGGGACGCCCTTTCTATCGAGCAGCCGCACGCGTACAGGCGTCATTTCGGAATGGTTTTCCAGGAGCCCCTGCTTTTTAACACCCGTGTTTACGATAATATCGTTTCCGGGCTCAGGATCCGGGGTATGCCGGCGGCGGAGATGAAACGCAGGGCGGAAGAAGAAATGAAAAGATTCGGGATAGCGCACCTGGCAGACCGGTTATCCCGCACGCTTTCTGGGGGAGAGGCGCAGAGAACCAGCTTGGCGCGTGCCTTCGCGGTACGCCCCGAGGTCCTGCTCCTGGACGAGCCGTTCGCGTCGCTGGACAATCCTACCCGTGAATCGATCACCGCCGACCTGGAACGCGCGATTCGCGACACGGGAACGTCGATGATCATGGCCACGCATGACAGGGACGAGGCGCTTAGAATCGCCGACCGGCTTGCCGTGATGCAGGACGGGCGCATAATTCAAACCGGGCCGCCGGGCGAGATCATGGAGCGTCCCGCAAGCGAGTTCGTCGCCGGATTCGTGGGGACCGAGACCATACTCTCCGGAACGGTAAACGAGGTCCTTGAGGGCACCTTCGTGGTTCTGGTCCAGGGGAAGCGCGTGGAACTCGCAGGCGAGGCGCGGAAGGGTGAGCGCATCACGTTCTGCGTCAGGCCGGAGACCATCGTCCTCTCGAAAGGCGACATGGAACAGGTGAGTGCCCGCAACCGGTTCAGGGGTACCGTTACCCGGATAACCGCCTTGAGGCCTTATTCAAGGGTCCACGTCGACTGCGGGTTTCCGCTCATCGCCTGGATAACCCCTCACTCCGTCCAGGAACTGCTTCTCGCCGAGGGAGTGGATATCGAGGCATCCTTCAAGGCGACGGCCATCCACGTGATCAGGAGGGATGCAGGTTAATTACCCGTCGCGTAATCGCGCGGAAGGCCTGGTTTCCGCTGCGCCGGTGGTCAGGAAAAAATCATTTTATTAATGCTTGACATTGATATGAAAACGATCTTATACTCATGGCCGGTCTTACTGTAGCGATTCATATTCTGAATCCATGGAAGGATTCGCAATGAAAGAAAACAAGTCACGTGGTGTATATGATACGAGTATAGGAGGAACACGGATTACTTCGGTCGTTACGAAGATCATAATCATATTCACCGTGTTCATCCTTATCTCGAACCTGACGTCAAATTACATCAATCTCACGTTCAACCGCGCCAAGATGATAAGCCTCATGCAGCAGATGCTGGGTAAGGATCTCAAGGATATCTACCAGTTCTGCAACAACCAGTACGAAATCTACCATTATAACGAAGACCTGAAGGGCTCCATCGAGGCGATCGAGAACAAGGGACTGCACGAATTCAAGAACGAGAAATCGGTGCTCCTCGGGGTCAAACCCGACGGCAACTTTCTTTTCCAGGCTGCGAAATCGGAAAAGGCCCCCAAATTCGCCGATGTAGAAACCATGACGCTCCTTGAGAAGAACCGCGTCGCGAATGTCTCCGAGGGACTCGTTAATTTTCGCTACCACGACGAGGATTACTTCGGCATTTACAAGTTCAACGCCAAGTGGAATGCCTACATCGTGCGCGGCGAGGAACTGGGCGAATTCTACTCGGAATCCAGGATAATATTCAGGAATATCAGCCTCATCATCATTCTCATCACCGCTGCCAGCGCGATCGCGGGGATATATGTCCTAAGATACATGCTGCGCTTTATCCGGATAATTACCACCGAGATCATGCAGATGGTTTCCACGCAGAAGCTGCGTATTGTCGACCTGAAAGGCGCCCCGAATGATGACATCACCTTCCTGGGGGTGGCATTCAATTCGCTGGCAAGCACCATCAACAACCTGTTGAGTATCTTCAGTCGGTTTGCCAACAAGGACGTGGTGATCAAGGCCTACGAGGAGCGCGAGGTGCGCCTCGAAGGCACCCAGAAAGAGCTCACCATCATGTTCACGGACATCAAGAGCTTCACGTTCATCACCGAGACGCTGGGGGCGGATATCATAAAGCTCCTCAACCTTCACTATGACAAGGCCATACGGGACATTCACAGCCATGACGGCCTTGTAGGTTCCATCATCGGGGATGCGCTCCTGGCGGTATTCGGCGCACTTGACGAATACGAAGGGGAAGCAAAGAACAAGTCCCTCCAGGCGATTCAATCGGCCTACAAACTCCAGGAGATCGCGCAAATTCTCCGGGATGACATGGGAAAGAAGCGCAAGAATCTGGAACGAACCAAAGGCGGCGTCACCAGCGACGAAGAAAGGGTCTACCAGGCGGTGCTGCTGGAGATCGGCGTTGGAATCGACGGGGGGAACGTGTTTTACGGCAATATCGGATCCTACGTGCGAATGACCAATACCGTGATCGGGGACAACGTCAACGCGGCGTCGCGGCTCGAGGGTCTTACCAGGGTTTACAAGGTCCCGGTGATCTGTTCCGAATTCGTAAAGAACGATATCGAGACGAATGTCGACAAGTCGGGTGTGCGATTCGTCGAGATAGATACGGTTCAGGTCAAGGGGAAGACGAAGGGCACGAAGATTTACTGGCCCGTGCTCCAGTCCGAGCTCAGTCGCAAAGCGGAACAGGATGTCAACACATTCAATGACGGACTCGCAAGCTATTACAGGGGCGAATGGACCGCCGCGGCGAGGCAATTCAATAAATGCTCGCTCACGGTTGCCCAGGTTATGTATGAACGCGTTAAAGACACCAAACCTCCTCACAACTGGAACGGCGTATGGGAAATGAAAACCAAATGAAGAACCTCCCCGAGAGCATATCGATATTCCTTCCGGAAACCATACAGGACCCGGACGGCAAGCCGAAGCTTTATTCGCTCGTCGAGGAATTCGCAAAATCCAAGAAGAACAAGAACCCGTTCTTCTATGTGGCGGTGGGAAGCTTTGTCGCGGCGCTCATCTTCGCCGCGGTGATCGTCACCGTCTATGTGCAGCGTAAGTCGCTTTCGACGGATATCTCCATCAGCGAGTTCGAGGATATCAAGCTCATGGAGATTCTCGACACGGTCAAGAAATACGAAAATGACCTCAATATCGCCAGGCGGGAGCTCGCGGACCTGCAGGGGCAGCTCAACGACGAGCTCGCCTATGCGCCCGACGAGGCGAGCCGGCAGAGGATCCTGGCGCGAAGGCAGGCGATGATCGCCGCCAAGCAGCAGCGTATCAATGATCTCCAGGGGAAAATCGACCAGTACGACCAGCGTCTCCAGGAAAACGTGAAGAAGGCCGAGTCGATAGTCCAGAACTACCAGAAGCTGCACAAGGTCCAGATGGAAGAGCAGCGCCAGTATTACGAAAGAAAAATCGACGAAATGGTGCTCAGGTACAACCCCTTCTTCCAGTCCAGGCAGGTCATGGGAATCCTGAACGCGCCCATACCCGCCGTAAGGACGAACCCGAAGCTTACCGATTACCTGAAGGAGCTTCGCGAGGAGAATATCATCGCCGAGAAGGATTTCAAGTCCCTCCAGGGAATGGTAAACGACAATGCCGTCCTTGTCGCGCAGATGCTGGACGTTCCGTATAAAAACTCGGTCGCCCCCACATTACAGCACATGGATTACTACGCAAAGGCGATTGCGGAAAACTACGAGAAGCTTTGGACCGCCCTGGTGAGAGCGGTGCGCGAGAAAAACGAGGCCCTGGCGCATTATAAATATGCGTTCGATTATACCGCCAGGATAGACAACGAGGCCGGATTCATCATCGATGCCCGCGACATGAAA
Above is a window of Spirochaetota bacterium DNA encoding:
- a CDS encoding ABC transporter ATP-binding protein; the encoded protein is MQGAPVIEISGLTVKRDEVVVLSLDSFTLEDREVLVLIGPNGAGKTTLLQTILRLIPAHSGSILFKSRDALSIEQPHAYRRHFGMVFQEPLLFNTRVYDNIVSGLRIRGMPAAEMKRRAEEEMKRFGIAHLADRLSRTLSGGEAQRTSLARAFAVRPEVLLLDEPFASLDNPTRESITADLERAIRDTGTSMIMATHDRDEALRIADRLAVMQDGRIIQTGPPGEIMERPASEFVAGFVGTETILSGTVNEVLEGTFVVLVQGKRVELAGEARKGERITFCVRPETIVLSKGDMEQVSARNRFRGTVTRITALRPYSRVHVDCGFPLIAWITPHSVQELLLAEGVDIEASFKATAIHVIRRDAG
- a CDS encoding adenylate/guanylate cyclase domain-containing protein, whose translation is MEGFAMKENKSRGVYDTSIGGTRITSVVTKIIIIFTVFILISNLTSNYINLTFNRAKMISLMQQMLGKDLKDIYQFCNNQYEIYHYNEDLKGSIEAIENKGLHEFKNEKSVLLGVKPDGNFLFQAAKSEKAPKFADVETMTLLEKNRVANVSEGLVNFRYHDEDYFGIYKFNAKWNAYIVRGEELGEFYSESRIIFRNISLIIILITAASAIAGIYVLRYMLRFIRIITTEIMQMVSTQKLRIVDLKGAPNDDITFLGVAFNSLASTINNLLSIFSRFANKDVVIKAYEEREVRLEGTQKELTIMFTDIKSFTFITETLGADIIKLLNLHYDKAIRDIHSHDGLVGSIIGDALLAVFGALDEYEGEAKNKSLQAIQSAYKLQEIAQILRDDMGKKRKNLERTKGGVTSDEERVYQAVLLEIGVGIDGGNVFYGNIGSYVRMTNTVIGDNVNAASRLEGLTRVYKVPVICSEFVKNDIETNVDKSGVRFVEIDTVQVKGKTKGTKIYWPVLQSELSRKAEQDVNTFNDGLASYYRGEWTAAARQFNKCSLTVAQVMYERVKDTKPPHNWNGVWEMKTK